A genome region from Camelina sativa cultivar DH55 chromosome 10, Cs, whole genome shotgun sequence includes the following:
- the LOC104716479 gene encoding agamous-like MADS-box protein AGL62: MVRSNKGRQKIQMKKMRNESNLQVTFSKRRFGLFKKASELCTLCGAEILMIVFSPGGKVFSFGHPGVRELIYRFLNFNHNSLIPHQPNNNLQLVDSRPDRNIQYLNEMLTHVLAKQEKAKHNRMSLNMVKQSREQRGICWYEKDVKEFDLTETDDLIGALQDVRKKLVSDMSHYPQLNVSHQNYMGETAVFGGGGNVDVGGIDLFDQRMNTFNYNPIMGFPNQTPLFGYNNDGVIVPSYNMNYMSSYNFN, from the exons ATGGTGAGAAGTAACAAAGGTCGTCAAAAGATACagatgaaaaaaatgagaaatgagaGTAACCTTCAAGTGACTTTCTCGAAGAGAAGGTTTGGTCTTTTCAAGAAAGCCAGTGAGCTTTGCACATTGTGTGGTGCagagattttgatgattgtgttctCTCCCGGTGGGAAAGTGTTTTCTTTTGGCCATCCTGGTGTTAGAGAACTAATCTATCGTTTTCTTAACTTTAACCACAATTCTCTCATTCCTCACCAACCAAACAACAACCTACAGCTTGTTGATTCTCGTCCGGATAGAAACATCCAATACCTCAACGAGATGCTCACTCat GTGCTGGCCAAACAGGAAAAGGCAAAACATAATAGAATGTCATTGAACATGGTGAAACAATCAAGAGAACAAAGAGGAATCTGCTGGtatgaaaaagatgtgaaagaaTTCGACCTGACCGAAACCGACGATCTGATTGGTGCTCTTCAAGATGTAAGGAAGAAGTTGGTAAGTGACATGTCTCACTATCCTCAATTAAATGTTTCTCATCAGAATTACATGGGAGAAACTGCtgtctttggtggtggtggtaatgtTGATGTTGGCGGCATTGATCTGTTTGATCAAAGAATGAATACATTCAACTATAATCCAATCATGGGTTTTCCTAACCAGACACCACTGTTTGGATACAACAATGATGGAGTTATCGTTCCGAGTTACAACATGAACTACATGTCAAGTTACAACTTCAACTAG
- the LOC104716481 gene encoding protein RADIALIS-like 3: MASNSTSYNTTWTRKENKLFERALAKYDQDTPDRWHNVARAVGSKSAEEVRRHYELLIRDVNDIDSGRYPDPNYPSDGNNH, encoded by the coding sequence ATGGCTTCCAACTCCACGAGCTATAACACTACTTGGACACGTAAGGAGAATAAACTGTTTGAAAGGGCATTGGCTAAATATGACCAAGACACTCCTGACCGTTGGCATAACGTTGCCAGAGCAGTTGGTAGCAAATCAGCTGAAGAAGTAAGGCGACACTATGAGCTCCTCATTAGGGATGTCAATGACATTGACTCAGGGCGTTATCCGGATCCCAATTACCCTTCAGATGGAAACAACCACTGA